One part of the Rhodospirillaceae bacterium genome encodes these proteins:
- a CDS encoding adenylosuccinate lyase: MIPRYSRPEMTNIWEPANRFRIWFEIEAHACDAQAELGVIPKEAAAAVWERGEKEYTPERIDRIDEIERTTHHDVIAFLTELAEHVGDEARFIHQGMTSSDVLDTCLAVQMTQAADILLKDLAGLMEALRKRAFEYKLTPRMGRSHGIHAEPVTVGLMFASFFAEFDRAHYRLLNARGEIATCAISGAVGTFANIDPHVEEHVAKKLGLQPEPVSTQVIPRDRHAAFFAALGVIASSVERLATEIRHMQRTEVREAEEYFAPGQKGSSAMPHKRNPILTENLTGLARIVRSAVTPALENVALWHERDISHSSVERMIGPDATVTLDFALKRLTGVIEKLLVYPDNMQKNIDQMGGLIFSQRVLLALTQAGVSREDAYTLVQRNAMEVWNGKGGLLDLLKQDSDVIDSLGEDALTSLFDMAYHTKHVDTIFKRVFGRSS, translated from the coding sequence ATGATCCCGCGTTACAGCCGCCCTGAAATGACTAACATTTGGGAACCCGCCAACAGGTTCCGCATCTGGTTTGAAATCGAAGCCCATGCCTGCGATGCGCAAGCCGAACTCGGCGTTATCCCCAAAGAAGCGGCAGCAGCGGTCTGGGAGCGCGGCGAAAAGGAATACACCCCAGAACGCATTGATCGGATCGACGAGATCGAACGCACCACCCACCACGACGTGATCGCGTTCTTGACCGAATTGGCCGAACACGTCGGCGACGAAGCACGGTTCATCCACCAAGGCATGACGTCATCAGACGTGTTGGATACCTGCTTGGCGGTTCAAATGACCCAGGCCGCAGATATATTGTTGAAAGACTTGGCAGGGTTGATGGAAGCACTCAGAAAGCGGGCCTTCGAATATAAACTCACCCCCCGCATGGGCCGAAGCCATGGCATCCATGCAGAGCCGGTGACTGTCGGCCTGATGTTCGCCAGTTTCTTTGCCGAATTTGATCGCGCGCATTATCGCCTGCTGAACGCCCGCGGGGAAATTGCCACCTGCGCCATCTCAGGTGCTGTCGGCACGTTTGCCAACATTGATCCCCATGTGGAAGAGCATGTCGCGAAGAAATTAGGCCTCCAGCCGGAACCGGTTTCGACCCAGGTTATCCCCCGCGACCGTCACGCAGCATTCTTTGCGGCCCTTGGCGTCATTGCCAGTTCGGTCGAACGGTTGGCGACAGAAATCCGTCACATGCAACGCACCGAAGTTCGTGAGGCTGAAGAATATTTCGCGCCGGGGCAAAAAGGCTCGTCCGCCATGCCCCATAAACGCAATCCAATTTTGACTGAGAATTTGACGGGCCTTGCGCGTATTGTTCGCTCCGCTGTGACGCCGGCGTTGGAAAACGTTGCTCTGTGGCACGAACGGGATATTTCGCATTCGTCGGTGGAACGCATGATTGGGCCGGATGCGACCGTTACCCTGGACTTCGCCCTAAAGCGCCTGACCGGTGTTATCGAGAAGTTGTTGGTTTACCCGGACAATATGCAGAAAAACATCGACCAAATGGGCGGTCTGATCTTTTCACAACGCGTCTTGCTGGCCCTAACCCAGGCAGGCGTCAGCCGCGAAGATGCCTATACCCTTGTTCAACGCAACGCGATGGAAGTGTGGAACGGCAAGGGCGGGTTGCTTGATCTCTTAAAGCAAGACTCAGACGTTATCGATAGCCTTGGCGAAGACGCGCTCACGTCGCTGTTCGACATGGCGTATCACACCAAGCATGTCGACACGATCTTCAAACGGGTCTTCGGAAGGTCTTCTTAA
- a CDS encoding phosphoribosylaminoimidazolesuccinocarboxamide synthase → MTRRRQIFEGRAKVLFEGPEPGTLVQHFKDDTSLRNRARGVITGKGVINNRISEYLMSKLGDIGVPTHFLRRLNMREQLIREVEIIPIEVVVRNVVAGSLASRFGMKEGTPLPRSIVEFYYKSQELDAPLITEEHITAFGWAIPPEMDEIMSLSLRVNDFLSGLFLGVGIRLVDVRLEFGRLWENDQLRIMLADEISPDSCRLWDMTSNEILDKDRLDQGLGNVEEAYQEVARRLGILPESGPTDHKGPAVMQ, encoded by the coding sequence ATGACAAGACGCCGACAGATTTTCGAAGGGCGGGCCAAAGTTCTTTTCGAAGGCCCCGAGCCTGGCACACTTGTGCAGCACTTCAAGGATGACACCTCCTTGCGGAACCGTGCGCGCGGCGTGATAACCGGCAAGGGAGTCATTAACAACCGGATTTCCGAATATTTGATGTCGAAACTTGGCGACATTGGTGTGCCGACGCATTTCCTGCGCCGTCTCAACATGCGCGAGCAATTGATCCGCGAAGTGGAGATCATCCCGATAGAGGTCGTTGTGCGAAATGTAGTTGCCGGGTCGCTGGCGTCCCGTTTTGGAATGAAAGAAGGGACACCCCTGCCCCGTTCCATTGTCGAATTTTACTATAAGTCTCAAGAATTGGACGCTCCCCTGATTACCGAAGAACATATCACCGCGTTCGGTTGGGCGATCCCGCCAGAGATGGATGAAATCATGTCCTTATCGCTGCGGGTCAATGATTTCCTAAGCGGCTTGTTTTTAGGAGTCGGCATCCGCTTGGTGGATGTTCGGTTGGAATTCGGGCGGTTGTGGGAAAACGACCAACTTCGAATCATGCTCGCAGATGAAATTAGCCCAGACAGTTGCCGACTCTGGGATATGACATCAAACGAGATTTTGGATAAAGACCGTCTTGATCAAGGCCTTGGAAACGTGGAAGAAGCCTATCAGGAAGTTGCCCGGCGTTTGGGCATCCTTCCGGAAAGCGGCCCCACCGACCATAAAGGGCCGGCGGTGATGCAATAA
- a CDS encoding DUF1476 domain-containing protein encodes MSDELAKRGKSYEAKFKLDEEQRFKAEARRNKMLGQWLAKKFGLSGDAAEDYATEVVRVDLDEPGIEDIIGKVMADINARKSEIKESEVRAELDRLFPIAYKEVTGDFPEPLGDDHERVGG; translated from the coding sequence ATGAGCGACGAACTCGCCAAGCGCGGCAAAAGCTACGAAGCCAAATTCAAACTGGACGAAGAACAACGTTTTAAGGCTGAAGCTCGCCGCAATAAGATGCTCGGACAATGGCTTGCAAAGAAATTCGGACTTTCCGGAGATGCTGCGGAAGACTATGCCACCGAAGTGGTCAGGGTTGATTTAGATGAGCCTGGAATTGAAGACATCATCGGCAAGGTGATGGCGGACATCAATGCCCGCAAGTCAGAAATCAAAGAATCCGAAGTGCGGGCTGAACTCGACCGCCTGTTCCCGATTGCCTACAAAGAAGTTACCGGCGATTTTCCGGAACCCTTGGGCGACGACCACGAACGCGTCGGCGGTTAA
- the purS gene encoding phosphoribosylformylglycinamidine synthase subunit PurS, with protein sequence MKAKVHVTLKNGVLDPQGKAVQHALVSLGFDGVNEVRQGKFIEIELDDQEPEKARDNVEAMCKQLLANTVIENYAIDIID encoded by the coding sequence GTGAAAGCGAAAGTACATGTTACCCTGAAAAATGGCGTTTTGGATCCGCAGGGAAAGGCGGTTCAGCATGCGCTTGTCTCGCTTGGCTTTGACGGTGTTAACGAAGTCCGCCAGGGAAAATTCATCGAAATTGAGCTCGACGATCAAGAACCCGAAAAAGCCCGCGACAATGTGGAGGCCATGTGCAAACAATTACTGGCCAATACGGTTATCGAAAACTACGCCATCGACATCATTGACTGA